Proteins from one Candidatus Desulfovibrio trichonymphae genomic window:
- a CDS encoding class IV adenylate cyclase, protein MSLEIERKYLQVDFDVVRAALKAQGAHNLGAHFERNDIFDTPSAELVAGSRLLRLRTQEWPGKTRYMLTLKLPAEQQGARFKVREEHELEVVHDLGMRSVLEGLGFRVTARYEKIREQWRWEDMEADLDVLPFMTAVELEGEAEHILRVAWRLGFGEGQASIKSYHDLHQEWQRQNSMPPSLSFVFSEEQRRFWRQKLGLPEGVSHAAA, encoded by the coding sequence ATGTCGCTGGAAATTGAGCGTAAATATCTGCAGGTTGATTTTGACGTTGTGCGCGCAGCGCTGAAAGCGCAGGGCGCGCACAATCTGGGCGCTCATTTTGAACGCAATGATATCTTTGACACTCCCTCTGCCGAGCTTGTCGCGGGCAGCCGGCTGCTGCGTCTGCGCACACAGGAATGGCCGGGAAAAACACGTTATATGCTCACGCTCAAATTGCCGGCGGAGCAACAGGGAGCGCGGTTCAAGGTGCGTGAAGAGCATGAGTTGGAGGTGGTGCATGACTTAGGCATGCGCAGTGTGCTGGAGGGACTGGGCTTTCGTGTGACGGCGCGGTATGAAAAAATACGCGAGCAGTGGCGCTGGGAAGATATGGAGGCCGATCTGGACGTGCTGCCCTTCATGACGGCGGTAGAACTGGAAGGAGAAGCGGAGCACATTCTGCGCGTCGCGTGGCGGCTGGGCTTTGGTGAAGGGCAGGCGAGCATAAAAAGTTATCATGATCTCCATCAGGAATGGCAGCGGCAAAACAGCATGCCGCCAAGTTTGTCTTTTGTGTTCAGTGAAGAACAGCGGCGCTTCTGGCGGCAAAAACTCGGTTTGCCGGAGGGAGTATCGCATGCCGCTGCATAG
- the clpA gene encoding ATP-dependent Clp protease ATP-binding subunit ClpA, producing MLSHDVQVVLRDALLEVHRRRQDLLTVEHLLYALTNSTKGRIVLDGSGVGVAVLREQLEGFFHSELTSVETAGDYEVTQTAGVQRVLKRAISHIRSAGRARMEIEDLLIAILDEEESYAVYYLRRQGVERLDVLTFVSHGLGDGAGSRGITAKNDETKDSADVLAKYTVDLTAHARAGKIDPLVGRGEELERAMEVLCRRRKNNPLFVGDPGVGKTALAEGLALRIVEGRVPPLFADARLFALDMGLVLAGTRYRGDFENRLKAVIQALKAMPDAVLCIDEIHTLVGAGATSGGSMDASNLLKPALANGDIRCIGSTTYEEYRNHLEKDRALARRFQRIDLHEPSTEDCLAILKGLSGRYAEHHHVCYSQAVLKTIVNLASRHIRNRLLPDKAIDVMDEAGALVRLGRHAERADAATRRPTVSTDDVERVVARIAGIPLRSVSGRERARLANLERDLKNLVFGQDEAVALTVRAILRARAGLGGERRPAGAFLFYGPTGVGKTEVARSLARLLDVEFLRYDMSEYMEKHAVARLIGTPPGYVGFDQGGMLTEAVRKTPYSVVLLDELEKAHPDIFNVLLQVMDYATLTDSTGRKADFSHVIVIMTSNAGAFEMAKANIGFGDADPRDAAHKALKTVENIFTPEFRNRLDALVPFRTLTPEMMLRIVDKFVAELRESLQQRNVRLSVTAKAREKLARQGFDPSMGARPLRRLIRGELEDRLANELLFGTLKKGGAASLTCRGDGFALVPVAARH from the coding sequence ATGTTAAGCCATGACGTACAGGTCGTCCTGCGGGACGCGCTTCTGGAAGTGCACCGGCGCAGGCAAGATCTTTTGACTGTGGAGCACTTGTTGTACGCGCTTACCAACAGTACGAAAGGCAGAATTGTCTTGGACGGCAGCGGCGTCGGCGTGGCTGTGCTGCGGGAACAGCTTGAAGGATTTTTTCACAGCGAGCTGACGTCGGTGGAGACAGCCGGCGATTATGAGGTCACGCAGACAGCCGGGGTGCAGCGCGTGCTGAAGAGGGCGATCAGCCATATCCGTTCGGCCGGTCGCGCGCGCATGGAGATTGAGGATCTGCTGATCGCCATTCTAGATGAAGAGGAAAGCTATGCCGTGTATTACCTGCGTCGGCAGGGCGTGGAACGACTGGACGTGCTGACCTTTGTTTCACACGGACTGGGAGACGGCGCCGGTTCACGCGGAATCACGGCAAAAAATGACGAGACGAAAGATAGCGCTGACGTCCTGGCGAAATACACGGTGGACCTGACGGCGCACGCCAGAGCGGGCAAGATTGATCCACTGGTCGGACGCGGCGAAGAGCTGGAACGGGCTATGGAAGTGCTCTGCCGCCGCCGGAAAAACAATCCTCTTTTTGTGGGTGACCCGGGCGTCGGCAAAACGGCGCTGGCGGAAGGTCTGGCCCTGCGCATTGTGGAAGGTCGCGTGCCGCCATTGTTTGCCGATGCGCGCCTTTTTGCGCTGGACATGGGCCTTGTGCTGGCTGGCACACGCTACCGCGGCGATTTTGAAAACAGGCTTAAGGCTGTCATACAGGCATTAAAGGCCATGCCCGACGCTGTTTTGTGCATTGATGAAATCCATACCCTCGTCGGCGCCGGCGCCACGTCCGGCGGCTCAATGGATGCTTCGAATCTCTTGAAACCGGCGCTGGCCAACGGCGATATCCGCTGCATCGGCTCCACGACATATGAGGAATACCGCAACCATCTAGAAAAAGACAGGGCGCTGGCGCGGCGCTTCCAGCGCATTGACCTGCATGAGCCGAGTACGGAAGACTGTCTGGCTATTTTAAAAGGGCTCAGCGGCCGCTATGCGGAGCACCATCATGTGTGCTACAGTCAAGCCGTGCTCAAAACAATAGTTAACCTTGCCTCCCGGCATATACGGAACCGCCTGCTGCCGGACAAGGCCATTGACGTCATGGACGAGGCGGGAGCGCTTGTGCGTCTTGGGCGGCATGCTGAACGCGCGGACGCGGCAACGCGGCGTCCGACCGTGAGCACAGACGACGTAGAACGCGTTGTGGCCCGCATAGCCGGCATTCCCTTGCGCTCTGTTTCCGGGCGGGAACGGGCGCGTCTGGCGAATCTGGAGAGGGATTTAAAAAATCTGGTCTTCGGTCAAGATGAAGCCGTTGCGCTGACGGTTCGGGCTATTCTTCGAGCGCGTGCTGGTCTCGGGGGAGAGCGGCGTCCCGCCGGCGCGTTTTTATTTTATGGGCCGACAGGTGTAGGCAAAACCGAAGTGGCTCGCAGTCTGGCCCGTCTTTTGGACGTGGAGTTTTTGCGGTACGACATGAGCGAATATATGGAAAAGCATGCCGTTGCAAGACTTATCGGCACCCCTCCCGGCTATGTGGGTTTCGATCAGGGGGGGATGCTCACCGAGGCCGTGCGCAAGACGCCGTATTCCGTGGTGCTGTTGGATGAACTGGAAAAAGCCCATCCCGACATCTTCAATGTGCTGCTGCAGGTAATGGACTATGCGACGCTCACAGACAGCACAGGGCGCAAGGCGGATTTTTCGCATGTCATTGTGATAATGACATCCAATGCCGGGGCCTTTGAAATGGCAAAGGCAAACATCGGCTTTGGCGATGCCGATCCCCGGGACGCGGCGCACAAGGCGCTGAAGACAGTGGAAAATATTTTTACGCCGGAGTTCCGCAACCGTCTGGACGCTCTTGTGCCGTTCAGAACTTTGACGCCGGAAATGATGCTGCGCATTGTGGACAAGTTTGTCGCGGAATTGCGCGAGTCGCTGCAGCAGCGCAATGTCCGCCTTTCCGTGACGGCAAAGGCGCGGGAAAAGCTAGCCCGTCAAGGCTTTGATCCGTCCATGGGCGCGCGTCCCCTGCGCCGCCTTATACGCGGCGAGCTTGAGGATCGTCTGGCGAACGAGCTGCTTTTCGGAACCCTGAAAAAGGGCGGGGCCGCCAGCCTGACGTGCAGGGGCGACGGTTTTGCGCTGGTGCCTGTAGCAGCCCGACATTGA
- a CDS encoding cobyric acid synthase — translation MRTISRLSAAPPVPALMVQGVSSNAGKSLLTAALCRLLTRRGLKTAPFKAQNMALNSFVTDDGKEMARAQALQAAACGLSADVRMNPVLLKPTSHTGAQIIVMGEPVGQMRVREYHLYKTKAWRAVRKAYKSLCVGKDVMVLEGAGSPAEINLKAHDIVNMRMARLADARVLLVADIDRGGAFAALVGTMSLLGRADRARVAGYVLNKFRGDATLLTSAFTAVSSRTRRPFLGVIPMLKDLHLPEEDSVSFKLGITPGLFTSTGPDKTCPPQTLDIAVTDLPHISNFTDLDALRAEHGVRVRILRRAEDFGVPHAVILPGSKNTVADMRFLQKTGLAEAICRFSKQDNATVVGICGGLQMLGQRIDDPLCIEDGGRAAGLGLLPLRTRLREVKQLRRVAGRMLETVAGTALSVEGYEIRHGQSEPISRRKKHDRMAPVMEDTAGRVLGWGRLEPDGRARVWGAYLHGLFDADAFRHAFLNSLREKACFAPQTGCVYSLGPELDRLADVVEQNLNMLSVYSLLGV, via the coding sequence ATGCGCACCATCTCCCGCCTGTCTGCTGCACCTCCTGTTCCCGCCCTGATGGTTCAAGGCGTATCCTCCAATGCGGGCAAAAGTTTGCTCACTGCCGCCCTCTGCCGTCTGCTGACGCGTCGGGGGCTCAAGACAGCTCCTTTCAAAGCCCAAAATATGGCCCTGAATTCCTTTGTAACGGATGACGGCAAAGAAATGGCGCGCGCACAGGCCCTGCAGGCCGCCGCCTGTGGCCTGTCCGCCGATGTGCGCATGAATCCCGTTCTTCTCAAGCCCACCTCCCATACCGGCGCGCAAATTATTGTTATGGGAGAGCCGGTGGGCCAAATGCGTGTGCGCGAGTATCATCTCTACAAGACTAAGGCCTGGCGGGCCGTGCGCAAAGCATACAAAAGCCTTTGCGTGGGAAAGGACGTCATGGTGCTGGAAGGCGCGGGCAGCCCGGCAGAAATAAATCTCAAGGCCCACGATATCGTCAATATGCGTATGGCCCGTCTTGCCGACGCCCGCGTGCTGCTTGTCGCAGACATTGACCGTGGCGGCGCGTTTGCCGCTCTTGTCGGCACCATGAGCCTGCTGGGCCGCGCCGACAGGGCGCGCGTGGCAGGCTATGTGCTCAACAAATTCCGGGGCGACGCCACATTGCTTACATCGGCGTTCACCGCTGTAAGCAGCCGCACGCGCAGACCCTTTCTAGGCGTTATTCCCATGCTGAAAGACCTGCATCTTCCAGAGGAGGATTCCGTCAGTTTTAAATTGGGAATCACGCCGGGCCTTTTTACGTCAACCGGCCCGGACAAAACATGCCCTCCCCAAACACTCGATATAGCGGTGACAGACCTGCCCCATATCAGCAATTTTACGGATCTGGACGCGCTACGCGCAGAACACGGCGTTCGTGTGCGCATCCTGCGGCGGGCGGAAGACTTCGGCGTCCCGCACGCGGTCATTCTGCCCGGCAGCAAAAATACCGTTGCGGATATGCGTTTCTTGCAAAAAACCGGTCTTGCGGAGGCCATTTGCCGTTTTTCCAAACAGGACAACGCGACTGTCGTGGGTATTTGCGGCGGTTTGCAAATGCTCGGCCAACGCATTGACGACCCTTTATGCATTGAGGATGGAGGCAGGGCAGCAGGCCTCGGGCTGCTGCCCCTGCGCACGCGACTTCGCGAGGTAAAGCAATTGCGCCGCGTCGCTGGCAGAATGCTTGAAACGGTAGCCGGCACCGCCTTGTCGGTAGAAGGTTATGAGATACGCCACGGGCAAAGCGAGCCGATAAGCCGCCGCAAAAAACACGACAGGATGGCGCCGGTCATGGAAGATACTGCGGGAAGGGTGTTGGGCTGGGGCCGTCTTGAGCCGGACGGCCGTGCGCGTGTGTGGGGCGCCTATTTGCACGGCCTTTTTGACGCGGACGCCTTCCGGCATGCTTTTTTAAATAGCCTGCGCGAAAAGGCGTGTTTTGCGCCGCAGACAGGGTGCGTTTACAGTCTGGGCCCTGAACTGGACAGGCTCGCCGATGTGGTGGAACAAAATCTCAACATGCTCTCCGTATATTCTCTGCTGGGAGTATGA
- the radA gene encoding DNA repair protein RadA produces the protein MSKTREVYVCSVCKAQTPQWRGQCPNCRAWNTLEAVAVARGSAGLKPAGAVLAKVRPIALCDVADVGHAPYGSGLAALDRVLGNGLMPGAGILVGGEPGIGKSTLLLQVAGLVAKQARPVLYATGEESLPQIKARAERLGLLDPHLTALATTRVEDVLNALAVGRHALLVLDSVQTMTSLEAEGLPGNVSQVRAVATMLLETCRRTGVTLILVGHVTKDGVLAGPRLLEHTVDTVVSLEGDRRHTFRLLRVFKNRFGPNEELLVFRMGTDGMRVVDDPSTFFLDARDPSLSGTAVVMAVDGQRPLAVEVQALVAHTFLSIPRRTALGFDVNRLHLLLAVLEKRLKLSFNQVDIYAKVGGGMRLQEPGLDLALVAAVLSSYYDVPLPEKCVLWGEVDLNGQVRPVTAQEARLAQARRLGYIPIVYPDASAGGIATVAALQQQLFRRH, from the coding sequence ATGTCAAAAACGCGCGAAGTGTATGTCTGTTCCGTCTGCAAGGCGCAGACGCCGCAATGGCGCGGGCAGTGCCCCAATTGCCGCGCATGGAACACGCTTGAGGCCGTGGCCGTGGCGCGCGGCTCGGCCGGCCTCAAGCCCGCCGGGGCTGTTCTTGCGAAAGTCCGTCCCATAGCCCTGTGCGATGTGGCCGACGTCGGCCACGCCCCTTACGGCAGCGGCCTCGCGGCGCTTGACAGGGTGCTCGGCAATGGGCTTATGCCCGGAGCGGGCATTCTTGTGGGCGGCGAACCGGGCATCGGCAAATCAACGCTGCTCTTGCAAGTGGCAGGGCTGGTGGCGAAGCAGGCGCGGCCTGTGCTGTACGCCACAGGCGAGGAATCCCTGCCGCAAATCAAGGCCAGGGCCGAACGGCTCGGCCTGCTTGACCCCCATCTGACAGCGCTTGCTACAACGCGCGTGGAGGACGTGCTCAATGCCCTCGCCGTCGGGCGGCACGCGCTGCTGGTGCTGGATTCCGTGCAGACGATGACAAGCCTTGAGGCGGAAGGCCTGCCGGGCAATGTCAGTCAGGTGCGTGCCGTGGCGACAATGCTACTGGAAACCTGCCGCCGTACGGGCGTCACCCTGATACTGGTCGGGCACGTCACAAAAGACGGGGTGCTGGCCGGGCCGCGTCTCTTGGAACACACTGTGGACACGGTTGTCTCGCTGGAGGGCGACCGCCGCCATACCTTTCGTCTGTTGCGCGTGTTTAAAAACCGTTTTGGCCCGAACGAGGAACTGCTGGTTTTTCGCATGGGCACGGACGGCATGCGGGTGGTGGACGATCCGTCCACGTTTTTTCTGGACGCGCGCGACCCGTCACTGTCCGGCACTGCCGTGGTCATGGCGGTGGATGGGCAGCGTCCGCTGGCTGTGGAAGTGCAGGCCCTTGTGGCGCACACGTTTTTGAGCATCCCCCGCCGCACGGCGCTCGGTTTTGACGTCAATCGCCTGCATTTGCTGTTGGCAGTGCTGGAAAAGCGGCTTAAACTCAGCTTCAATCAGGTGGATATTTACGCCAAGGTGGGGGGCGGCATGCGTCTGCAGGAACCTGGACTTGATCTGGCACTGGTGGCAGCTGTTCTTTCCTCATATTATGACGTGCCTCTGCCGGAGAAATGCGTGCTATGGGGCGAGGTGGACCTCAACGGTCAGGTGCGGCCTGTGACGGCGCAGGAAGCGCGCCTTGCTCAAGCACGGCGGCTCGGCTATATCCCGATTGTGTATCCGGACGCTTCCGCCGGCGGCATTGCGACGGTTGCCGCGCTGCAGCAGCAGTTGTTCCGTCGACATTAA
- the clpS gene encoding ATP-dependent Clp protease adapter ClpS gives MPLHRPDCDDNAQVVVEKKLKEPDRYRVLLHNDDYTSMDFVVGVLCGIFHKTLEQATSIMLAVHQHGIGQCGVYTREVAEARVNQVHFKARKAGFPLRCTMEKA, from the coding sequence ATGCCGCTGCATAGACCTGATTGTGATGACAACGCCCAGGTTGTTGTTGAAAAAAAACTCAAGGAGCCGGACAGGTATCGCGTGCTGCTGCACAACGACGATTATACAAGCATGGATTTTGTTGTCGGCGTTCTGTGCGGCATTTTTCACAAAACGCTTGAGCAGGCCACCTCTATTATGTTGGCCGTGCATCAGCACGGTATCGGGCAGTGCGGGGTCTATACGCGGGAAGTTGCGGAGGCAAGGGTAAATCAGGTGCATTTCAAGGCGCGGAAAGCGGGATTCCCCCTCAGGTGCACTATGGAAAAGGCATAG
- a CDS encoding carbohydrate kinase family protein, whose product MSIYISGSLAFDRIMTFSGSFQDHILIDKLHQINVSFMVDRMDERRGGCAGNIAWSLALLGEKPVIVSSAGRDFDAYARSLAKRDLPLDGIRRDTNVFTSLCYITTDMNGDQITGFYPGAMALPSDYTFDTLSQDTDIAIVSPGNIDDMCRLPALYRDAGVPYIYDPGQQMPVLSASDLLKAVEGSFACITNDYELKMICKTTGKTENEMLGRTLWLVTTLGAQGALVRGADGTETLIPAAVPSSVVDPTGAGDAHRAGIVKGLAHGLPMPEAAKFGSVSASFALEHTGTQEHKFTKAQFKKRYEAVFGPMPIALS is encoded by the coding sequence ATGTCCATCTATATTTCAGGTTCTCTGGCCTTTGATCGCATTATGACATTTTCCGGCAGTTTTCAGGACCATATCCTGATAGACAAGCTGCATCAGATCAACGTGAGCTTCATGGTGGACAGAATGGACGAACGCCGCGGCGGCTGCGCCGGCAATATTGCGTGGTCGCTTGCCCTGCTTGGCGAAAAACCGGTCATTGTGTCCTCGGCTGGACGCGATTTTGACGCCTACGCGCGGTCGCTTGCAAAACGTGACCTGCCGCTTGACGGCATCCGCCGCGACACAAACGTGTTCACATCGTTGTGCTACATCACCACAGACATGAACGGCGACCAAATAACAGGATTTTATCCTGGCGCCATGGCGCTGCCGTCGGACTACACCTTTGACACGCTCAGTCAGGACACAGATATCGCCATCGTCTCGCCCGGCAATATAGATGACATGTGCCGCCTGCCCGCCCTGTACCGTGACGCGGGCGTGCCGTATATTTATGATCCGGGCCAGCAGATGCCCGTGCTTTCCGCCTCCGACCTGCTGAAGGCTGTTGAGGGGTCTTTTGCCTGCATAACCAATGACTATGAGCTCAAGATGATCTGCAAAACCACGGGCAAAACTGAAAACGAGATGCTCGGCCGAACTCTCTGGCTGGTAACGACGCTTGGCGCGCAGGGCGCGCTTGTGCGTGGCGCAGACGGCACGGAAACGCTTATCCCGGCGGCTGTACCGTCAAGCGTGGTTGACCCCACCGGCGCGGGCGACGCGCACCGTGCGGGCATTGTCAAAGGCCTCGCGCACGGGCTGCCCATGCCCGAGGCCGCGAAATTCGGCTCTGTCAGCGCGAGCTTCGCGCTGGAGCACACAGGCACGCAGGAGCACAAATTCACAAAGGCACAGTTTAAAAAACGCTATGAAGCCGTATTCGGACCAATGCCGATTGCTCTAAGTTGA
- the uvrB gene encoding excinuclease ABC subunit UvrB: protein MDSVSFLLETDYTPMGDQPKAIAALADNLHAGVRAQMLLGVTASGKTFTMANVIAKCGRPALVLAPNKTLAAQLYNEFRELFPHNAVEYFVSYYDYYQPEAYVPASDTYIEKDSSVNDNIDKLRHAATHALLTRRDVVIVASVSCIYGLGSPEYYARMVIPVEVGQHLSMDSLISRLVEVHYERNDYDLHRGAFRVRGDALEIIPAYHHEQALRLEFFGDELDAMREIDPLTGKVLSETAKTVLFPASHFVSARDNLQRAANDIHLELSERLAWFKDQDKLVEAQRLKQRTQLDLEMIEELGYCNGIENYTRHLDGRRPGEPPACLFNYFPPDFLLFIDESHITVPQVGGMYRGDRSRKQTLVDYGFRLPSALDNRPLRFEEFTALINQVVFVSATPGRYELDEAQGVVAEQIIRPTGLLDPLTDVRPVTGQMENLLSECRARATRGERVLVTTLTKRMAEDLTEYCCNMGVKARYLHSDIDTLERMQIIRSLRLGEFDMLVGINLLREGLDIPEVSLVCILDADKEGFLRSAGSLIQTFGRAARNVNGQVILYADTMTVSMKAALDETCRRRAKQSAYNIAHDITPQSTKKSLESPLNTLYVGKNVAGRRRGRGRDKAQDAPPGTAEEAAACALALEKEMRQAARELEFELAAELRDRIRALQAQFITLPE, encoded by the coding sequence ATGGACAGCGTATCTTTTTTGCTTGAGACAGACTACACGCCTATGGGCGATCAGCCGAAGGCTATTGCGGCGCTGGCGGACAATCTGCACGCAGGCGTGCGCGCCCAGATGCTGCTTGGCGTGACCGCTTCCGGCAAGACATTTACCATGGCCAACGTGATCGCGAAGTGCGGGCGTCCGGCACTGGTGCTGGCGCCCAACAAAACACTGGCGGCCCAGCTCTATAATGAATTCCGCGAGCTTTTTCCGCACAATGCCGTGGAATATTTTGTGAGCTATTACGACTATTACCAACCGGAAGCGTATGTGCCCGCTTCCGACACCTATATTGAAAAAGATTCTTCCGTCAACGACAATATTGACAAATTGCGTCATGCTGCCACGCACGCTCTGCTGACGCGGCGTGATGTGGTTATTGTCGCGTCGGTGTCCTGCATTTACGGCCTGGGCTCGCCGGAATATTACGCGAGAATGGTCATCCCGGTTGAGGTCGGGCAGCATCTGTCAATGGACAGTCTGATCAGCCGCCTTGTTGAAGTGCACTACGAACGCAATGACTACGATTTACACCGCGGCGCTTTTCGCGTGCGCGGGGACGCGCTGGAGATCATTCCCGCCTATCACCATGAGCAAGCTTTACGTCTGGAGTTTTTCGGCGACGAACTGGACGCCATGCGCGAAATTGACCCGCTCACCGGCAAGGTTTTAAGCGAAACCGCAAAAACCGTCCTGTTCCCGGCCAGTCATTTCGTTTCAGCACGGGATAATTTACAGCGCGCTGCGAACGACATTCATCTGGAACTGTCCGAGCGTCTGGCCTGGTTCAAGGATCAGGACAAACTTGTGGAGGCGCAACGTCTGAAGCAGCGCACACAGCTTGATCTGGAAATGATTGAAGAGCTCGGGTACTGCAACGGCATTGAAAATTATACCCGTCATCTGGACGGCCGCCGGCCCGGCGAACCGCCGGCCTGCCTTTTCAATTACTTTCCACCCGATTTTCTGCTGTTTATTGACGAATCGCATATCACGGTGCCGCAGGTGGGCGGCATGTACAGAGGGGACCGTTCCCGCAAGCAGACCCTGGTGGATTATGGTTTTCGCCTGCCTTCAGCCCTAGATAACAGACCCTTGCGTTTTGAAGAATTCACGGCATTGATTAATCAGGTTGTGTTCGTTTCGGCAACGCCGGGACGCTATGAGCTTGATGAGGCGCAAGGCGTTGTGGCCGAACAGATCATCCGGCCCACCGGTCTGCTGGATCCGCTGACGGATGTCCGGCCCGTGACGGGCCAGATGGAAAATCTGTTGAGTGAATGCCGCGCAAGGGCAACGCGCGGAGAACGTGTGCTCGTCACAACACTGACAAAGCGCATGGCCGAGGATTTGACGGAATACTGCTGTAATATGGGCGTTAAAGCCCGCTATCTGCATTCAGATATTGACACGCTTGAGCGCATGCAGATTATCCGGTCACTGCGGCTGGGAGAGTTCGACATGCTGGTCGGCATCAATCTGTTGAGAGAAGGTCTTGATATCCCAGAGGTTTCTCTTGTCTGTATTCTGGACGCAGACAAAGAGGGTTTTTTACGCTCAGCAGGCTCCCTGATACAGACCTTCGGCAGGGCCGCGCGTAACGTGAACGGGCAGGTAATTTTGTATGCCGACACAATGACTGTTTCCATGAAGGCCGCTCTGGACGAAACGTGCCGGCGGCGGGCGAAACAGTCAGCATATAATATTGCGCATGACATCACGCCGCAAAGCACGAAAAAAAGTCTTGAATCTCCATTGAATACACTGTATGTGGGAAAAAATGTCGCTGGCCGCAGACGCGGCCGCGGTCGTGACAAGGCGCAGGACGCGCCGCCGGGTACTGCCGAGGAGGCTGCCGCCTGCGCGCTTGCGCTGGAAAAGGAAATGCGTCAAGCCGCGCGTGAGTTGGAATTTGAGCTAGCCGCCGAACTGCGCGACCGCATCCGCGCGCTGCAGGCGCAATTTATCACTTTGCCGGAATAA
- the cutA gene encoding divalent-cation tolerance protein CutA, which yields MSYLVYVTVPDTDEAEAIARMLVEARLAAGVNLLPGMRSVYRWRGAVREAGECLLTAHVSRAAFGDFCAVVRQNHSHEVPCIVALPIGEGHAPFLSWIAENSLPSKEREA from the coding sequence GTGTCGTATCTTGTCTATGTCACTGTGCCGGATACGGACGAAGCCGAGGCGATCGCCCGTATGCTGGTTGAAGCCCGCCTCGCGGCCGGCGTCAATCTGCTGCCCGGCATGCGCTCTGTTTACCGTTGGCGAGGCGCAGTGCGTGAAGCCGGGGAATGCCTGCTGACGGCCCATGTCAGCCGCGCGGCGTTCGGTGATTTTTGCGCGGTGGTGCGGCAAAACCACAGCCATGAAGTGCCCTGCATCGTCGCCCTGCCTATTGGGGAAGGGCATGCCCCCTTTTTGAGCTGGATTGCGGAAAACAGCCTGCCGTCAAAAGAACGGGAAGCGTAA